A single Deinococcus sp. Leaf326 DNA region contains:
- a CDS encoding diguanylate cyclase — MTAHTGSSGQGEGDRLGLLEVAWQRRDVAPAEAAQAARAALKSPEAARAGVILAYLDWRAGRYGRSAGRLVRALTALDRTDAPPDIWLGRTLNTLANLRSLLNQPGEAAALFGRQLQLARDLNSTELEAIGLHDLGVAQFRVGDLTRAETHLRRALPLLERLPDPVGVAIARLNLGVLALRAGEPQAATEHFRQALEVQDAPDTALLRLPWLESRLRRSLLEAAEATGNAGLIAEQEAALWRLAATPAHLESGHLEIALDIALALGCRAGPQATLEQVRPVLDLARRLGQEEHAGLALAHERLSEACAALGDHAGALDHLRAALALERGAHAAEREQQYRALEVLHQTRILGDIAEQEKQKNSRLLSDLRDLQTLNEHMRRLSLTDGLTGLYNRYHLFLEGERLSATAAAPLAVAIIDIDHFKGINDRHGHLPGDEMLRTLARLIRDFAQPGDLAARYGGEEFVLLRPGVTAPAFAASLQHLRRTVAEFGWEKVAPGLAVTVSIGVADACGPHFEAGLGAADQCLYRVKNEGRNAVRYCHSPDCTPG; from the coding sequence ATGACGGCGCATACGGGCAGCAGCGGGCAGGGTGAGGGTGACCGGCTCGGCCTGCTCGAGGTGGCCTGGCAGCGGCGCGACGTGGCTCCGGCCGAGGCGGCCCAGGCCGCGCGCGCGGCGCTGAAGTCCCCCGAGGCCGCGCGCGCCGGCGTGATCCTCGCCTACCTCGACTGGCGTGCAGGGCGCTACGGCCGCAGCGCGGGACGGCTGGTGCGGGCCCTGACCGCGCTGGACCGCACGGACGCGCCGCCAGATATCTGGCTGGGCCGCACCCTGAACACGCTGGCGAACCTGCGCAGCCTCCTGAACCAGCCCGGCGAGGCCGCCGCCCTGTTCGGCCGCCAGCTGCAGCTGGCCCGCGACCTGAACAGCACCGAACTGGAGGCCATCGGCCTGCACGACCTGGGGGTAGCGCAATTCCGGGTGGGGGACCTGACGCGCGCGGAGACGCACCTGCGGCGGGCGCTGCCCCTGCTGGAACGGTTGCCGGACCCGGTGGGCGTGGCCATCGCGCGGCTGAACCTGGGGGTTCTGGCCCTGCGTGCCGGCGAGCCGCAGGCAGCCACCGAGCACTTCCGGCAGGCGCTGGAGGTGCAGGACGCCCCCGATACGGCGCTGCTCCGGCTGCCCTGGCTCGAGAGCCGGTTGCGGCGCTCGCTGCTCGAAGCGGCCGAGGCGACTGGCAACGCCGGCCTGATCGCCGAGCAGGAGGCGGCGCTGTGGCGGCTGGCGGCCACCCCCGCGCACCTGGAGTCCGGCCACCTGGAAATCGCCCTGGACATCGCCCTGGCCCTCGGCTGCCGCGCCGGTCCGCAGGCCACCCTGGAGCAGGTGAGGCCCGTGCTCGACCTCGCGCGCCGGCTGGGGCAGGAGGAACACGCCGGGCTGGCGCTGGCGCACGAGCGCCTGAGCGAAGCCTGCGCGGCCCTGGGCGACCACGCGGGCGCGCTGGACCACCTGCGGGCCGCCCTGGCGCTTGAACGGGGTGCCCACGCCGCCGAGCGCGAACAGCAGTACCGGGCGCTGGAGGTGCTGCACCAGACCCGTATCCTGGGCGACATCGCCGAGCAGGAAAAACAGAAGAACAGCCGCCTGCTCTCGGACCTGCGCGACCTCCAGACGCTCAACGAGCACATGCGGCGCCTCAGTCTCACTGACGGCCTGACGGGCCTGTACAACCGCTATCACCTGTTTCTGGAGGGCGAGCGCCTCTCGGCCACAGCCGCCGCGCCGCTGGCCGTGGCGATCATCGATATCGATCACTTCAAGGGCATCAACGACCGCCACGGCCACCTGCCCGGGGATGAGATGCTGCGGACCCTGGCCCGCCTGATCCGCGACTTCGCGCAGCCCGGCGACCTCGCGGCGCGTTACGGCGGAGAGGAATTCGTGCTGCTGCGCCCCGGCGTGACGGCCCCCGCCTTCGCAGCCAGCCTCCAGCACCTGCGCCGCACCGTCGCCGAGTTCGGCTGGGAGAAGGTGGCCCCAGGCCTCGCGGTCACCGTGAGCATCGGGGTGGCTGACGCCTGCGGCCCCCACTTCGAGGCGGGTCTGGGCGCCGCCGACCAGTGCCTGTACCGGGTCAAGAACGAGGGCCGAAACGCCGTGCGCTATTGCCACAGCCCCGACTGTACGCCCGGTTGA
- the pth gene encoding aminoacyl-tRNA hydrolase produces MKLIVGLGNPGEKYAQTRHNVGWLVLNELARRGGAAWRKDKDADVADVRLGPAPGQKVLLVRPTTFMNTSGKAVAPLMAFYKLEGDDLLVLQDDLDSPFGLLKIRHGGRHGGQNGVRDIIRLLGHEAFARVKVGISRPPAGWDPADWVLSKWREGEAATLAELVRLGADAATVWATQGLSDAQGQFNSTDLRPAPEPVHTAPHDENRSEA; encoded by the coding sequence TTGAAACTCATCGTGGGCCTGGGCAATCCGGGCGAAAAGTATGCGCAGACGCGCCACAACGTGGGCTGGCTGGTCCTGAACGAACTGGCCCGGCGCGGGGGCGCGGCCTGGCGCAAGGACAAGGACGCCGACGTGGCCGACGTGCGCCTGGGGCCGGCTCCAGGCCAGAAGGTGCTGCTGGTCCGGCCAACCACGTTCATGAATACGTCCGGCAAGGCGGTCGCGCCGCTGATGGCCTTCTACAAGCTGGAGGGCGACGACCTGCTGGTCTTGCAGGACGACCTCGACAGTCCCTTCGGGCTGCTCAAGATCCGGCACGGTGGGCGGCACGGCGGCCAGAACGGGGTGCGCGACATCATCCGGCTGCTGGGCCACGAAGCCTTCGCGCGGGTCAAGGTAGGTATCTCGCGCCCGCCGGCCGGCTGGGACCCCGCCGACTGGGTGCTGAGCAAGTGGCGCGAAGGAGAAGCGGCGACCCTGGCCGAACTCGTGCGCCTGGGCGCCGACGCGGCGACGGTGTGGGCCACACAGGGCCTGTCCGACGCCCAGGGACAGTTCAACAGCACTGACCTGCGCCCGGCCCCGGAGCCGGTTCATACTGCGCCGCATGACGAAAACCGATCTGAGGCTTGA
- a CDS encoding M42 family metallopeptidase: MTKTDLRLDLLMKLSDLPGVPGQEDAVRDFVLTELEGLADEVRVDALGNVIARCAGTGEEPRGRVMVSAHMDEIGFLVRYVDEKGYLRLQNLGGFDTRNLFARNVTVHTRGGALPGILTPAGRPVHIASPEERKKVPELREFFVDLGLDGDAVKAQVRVGDMVTLDQTARQVGQLVCGKAMDDRASVFLLLETLRALRGQPLRHDLYAVFSVQEEVGLRGAITAAYGVQPTVGIGLDVTLAVDTPGVGPDEAVTRMGEGIGIKVYDSSMISTRSLVDEFWDLAQDKGIPAQLEVLGQGGTDGAAIQRSREGVPTLTLSLPTRYIHTIVEAVHETDVRAGVDLLVAYLGAGEASA; this comes from the coding sequence ATGACGAAAACCGATCTGAGGCTTGACCTCCTGATGAAGCTGTCCGACCTGCCCGGCGTGCCCGGACAGGAGGACGCGGTGCGCGACTTCGTGCTCACGGAACTCGAAGGTCTGGCCGACGAGGTGCGGGTGGACGCGCTGGGCAACGTGATCGCCCGCTGCGCCGGCACGGGGGAGGAGCCGCGTGGGCGCGTGATGGTCTCGGCCCACATGGACGAGATCGGTTTTCTGGTGCGCTACGTCGACGAGAAGGGCTACCTGCGCCTCCAGAATCTCGGCGGCTTCGACACGCGCAACCTGTTCGCGCGCAACGTCACTGTGCATACGCGCGGCGGAGCGTTGCCTGGCATCCTGACCCCGGCAGGCCGTCCGGTGCACATCGCCTCGCCCGAGGAGCGCAAGAAGGTGCCCGAGCTGCGCGAGTTCTTCGTGGACCTTGGACTGGACGGTGACGCGGTGAAGGCCCAGGTGCGCGTGGGCGACATGGTCACCCTCGACCAGACGGCCCGGCAGGTGGGGCAGCTCGTGTGCGGCAAGGCGATGGACGACCGCGCCAGCGTATTCCTGCTTCTCGAAACGCTGCGCGCGCTGCGCGGCCAGCCCCTGCGCCACGACCTGTACGCGGTGTTCAGCGTGCAGGAAGAGGTCGGCCTGCGCGGCGCCATCACGGCGGCCTACGGCGTGCAGCCCACGGTGGGGATCGGCCTGGACGTGACCCTCGCGGTGGACACCCCCGGTGTCGGCCCCGACGAGGCGGTCACGCGCATGGGCGAGGGCATCGGCATCAAGGTCTACGACTCCTCCATGATCTCGACCCGCTCCCTGGTGGACGAGTTCTGGGACCTGGCGCAGGACAAGGGCATTCCCGCACAGCTCGAGGTGCTCGGCCAGGGCGGCACCGACGGCGCGGCCATCCAGCGCAGCCGCGAGGGCGTGCCGACCCTGACCCTGAGCCTGCCGACCCGCTATATCCACACCATCGTCGAGGCGGTCCACGAAACCGATGTGCGCGCGGGTGTGGACCTGCTCGTGGCGTACCTGGGCGCGGGCGAGGCGTCCGCCTGA
- a CDS encoding acyl-CoA thioesterase produces the protein MSETETKAPRSRARMLELVFPKDTNYHGTAFGGWVLSLMDKAASIAAVRHAGGNVVTARMDGVDFHVPIRVGDAVALDARVIRVGRTSMTIRVDVYRENMASGEQELATTGLFVFVALDDQSRPRPVPALAPGDTASAQPDYEARP, from the coding sequence ATGAGCGAGACAGAGACGAAAGCGCCGCGCAGCCGCGCCCGCATGCTGGAACTGGTGTTCCCGAAGGACACGAACTATCACGGCACCGCCTTCGGGGGCTGGGTGCTGTCGCTGATGGACAAGGCCGCGAGCATCGCCGCCGTGCGGCACGCCGGGGGGAACGTGGTCACGGCGCGCATGGACGGCGTGGACTTCCACGTGCCCATCCGGGTCGGAGACGCCGTGGCCCTCGACGCCCGCGTGATCCGCGTGGGCCGCACGAGCATGACCATCCGGGTGGACGTGTACCGCGAGAACATGGCGAGCGGCGAGCAGGAACTGGCGACCACCGGCCTGTTCGTGTTCGTGGCCCTCGACGACCAGAGCCGCCCGCGCCCCGTCCCGGCCCTGGCTCCCGGCGACACCGCCAGCGCCCAGCCGGACTACGAGGCCCGCCCGTGA
- the paaZ gene encoding phenylacetic acid degradation bifunctional protein PaaZ, producing MTVSSSAPAFPAPSLLRPESYLCGEWQAAPEGELLRDAVYGRPVAVLPGGDVNFAAALAYGRDQGAALRRLTFHDRARRLRALGTYLMERKETYYALNLLTGATRRDGWVDIEGGIGTLFSYASMARRELPDERFWPDGKVEMLGRGGTFVGRHLLVPREGVAVQINAFNFPVWGMLEKLAPAFIAGMPTLVKPAPQTAYLTERVVRDIVTSGLLPEGSLQLVVGEPGDLLDHLEEQDLVAFTGSAATAAKLRVHPNVVARSVPFGVEADSLNASVLGLTVRPEDPEFALYVRELAREMTGKAGQKCTAIRRAIVPRGLVEAVTDALRTELNRVTLGDPALSDVRMGALVSVAQRDRVRESLERLRQDAVVVIGGEGQERELRGGDRDQGAFFDPVVLRCDDPLRASGPHELEVFGPVATLLPYDTLDDAVRLAKRGRGSLVGSAVTHDRAEATDLVLGLASTHGRLLVLNRDDAGESTGHGSPLPQLLHGGPGRAGGSAELGGLSGVKHHMNRVAVQADPTTLSAITREHVPGAEVYEDAVHPFRKTFDEIRVGDSLLTHRRTVTEADIVNFAGLTGDHFYAHVDEIGAKEGIFGRRVAHGYFLISAAAGQFVSPAPGPVLANYGLENLRFTEPVGIGDTIRTRLTCKRRIRKDLRPGETRPTGVVEWHAEITNQDGQLVATYDVLTLVERARDSFDPPVPTDEAGSGAQTAQA from the coding sequence ATGACGGTTTCTTCTTCTGCCCCGGCTTTCCCGGCGCCCAGCCTGCTGCGGCCCGAATCCTATCTGTGCGGGGAGTGGCAGGCCGCTCCCGAAGGTGAGCTGCTGCGCGACGCCGTGTATGGCCGCCCGGTCGCCGTGCTGCCCGGCGGCGACGTGAACTTCGCGGCGGCGCTGGCCTACGGGCGCGACCAGGGCGCGGCGCTGCGGCGCCTGACCTTCCACGACCGCGCGCGGCGGCTGCGGGCCCTGGGCACCTACCTCATGGAGCGCAAGGAAACGTACTACGCCCTGAACCTGCTCACCGGCGCGACCCGCCGCGACGGCTGGGTGGACATCGAAGGCGGGATCGGCACCCTGTTCTCGTACGCCAGCATGGCCCGGCGCGAACTGCCCGACGAGCGCTTCTGGCCTGACGGCAAGGTCGAGATGCTCGGCCGGGGCGGCACCTTCGTCGGCCGGCACCTGCTCGTGCCGCGGGAGGGCGTGGCCGTCCAGATCAACGCGTTCAACTTTCCGGTGTGGGGGATGCTCGAAAAGCTGGCGCCTGCCTTCATTGCCGGGATGCCCACGCTGGTCAAGCCTGCGCCGCAGACGGCCTACCTCACCGAGCGGGTCGTGCGCGACATCGTGACGTCGGGGCTGCTGCCCGAGGGCTCGCTCCAGCTTGTGGTGGGCGAGCCGGGCGACCTGCTGGACCACCTGGAGGAACAGGACCTCGTGGCTTTCACCGGTTCGGCGGCGACGGCGGCCAAACTGCGGGTACACCCCAACGTCGTGGCGCGTTCGGTGCCGTTCGGGGTCGAGGCCGACAGTCTCAATGCCTCGGTGCTGGGCCTGACGGTGCGGCCGGAGGACCCCGAATTCGCGCTGTACGTCCGCGAACTCGCGCGTGAGATGACCGGCAAGGCAGGCCAGAAGTGCACCGCCATCCGCCGGGCCATCGTGCCGCGCGGGCTCGTCGAGGCGGTCACGGACGCGCTGAGGACCGAGCTGAACCGGGTCACATTGGGGGACCCGGCGCTGAGCGACGTGCGCATGGGCGCGCTGGTGAGCGTGGCGCAGCGCGACCGGGTGCGCGAGTCGCTCGAGCGGCTGCGACAGGACGCCGTGGTGGTCATCGGCGGCGAGGGCCAGGAACGTGAGCTGCGCGGCGGCGACCGCGACCAGGGCGCCTTCTTCGACCCGGTGGTCCTGCGCTGCGACGACCCGCTGCGGGCCAGCGGCCCCCATGAGCTCGAGGTGTTCGGCCCGGTGGCGACCCTGCTGCCCTACGACACGCTTGACGACGCCGTGCGCCTGGCCAAACGTGGGCGCGGCTCGCTGGTGGGCAGCGCCGTGACCCATGACCGCGCAGAGGCGACCGACCTCGTGCTGGGGCTGGCCAGCACGCACGGCCGCCTGCTGGTCCTGAACCGCGACGACGCGGGCGAAAGTACCGGCCACGGGTCGCCCCTGCCGCAGCTGCTGCACGGTGGGCCTGGCCGCGCGGGCGGCAGCGCCGAACTCGGGGGCCTGTCGGGCGTCAAGCACCACATGAACCGCGTGGCGGTGCAGGCCGATCCCACGACCCTCTCGGCCATCACGCGCGAACACGTGCCGGGGGCCGAGGTGTACGAGGACGCCGTGCACCCCTTCCGCAAGACCTTCGATGAGATCCGGGTGGGCGACAGCCTGCTGACCCACCGCCGCACCGTCACCGAGGCCGACATCGTGAATTTCGCGGGCCTGACCGGCGACCATTTCTATGCCCACGTGGACGAAATCGGCGCGAAGGAGGGCATCTTCGGGCGACGGGTCGCGCACGGCTACTTCCTGATCTCGGCCGCCGCCGGGCAGTTCGTGTCCCCCGCGCCGGGGCCAGTGCTGGCGAACTACGGCCTGGAGAATCTGCGCTTCACCGAGCCGGTTGGTATCGGCGACACCATCCGCACGCGCCTGACCTGCAAGCGCCGCATCCGCAAGGACCTGCGCCCCGGCGAGACCCGCCCGACCGGCGTGGTCGAGTGGCACGCCGAGATCACCAACCAGGACGGCCAGCTTGTCGCCACCTACGACGTGCTGACCCTGGTCGAGCGCGCGCGCGACTCCTTCGACCCGCCGGTCCCCACCGATGAAGCCGGCAGTGGGGCGCAGACCGCGCAAGCCTAA
- a CDS encoding DUF427 domain-containing protein, producing MLRRPQPIPPGPGQESVWNYPRPPRLERVPKLIEVWLGGQLIAQTRAAFRVLETSHPPTYYLPPEAFVPGALRPAPGGSVCEFKGEATYWTLVGGDQVADAAGWSYESPTLDFREMAGHVALYAGRMDECRVDGERVTPQPGGFYGGWITGDVVGPFKGEPGTWGW from the coding sequence ATGCTGCGCCGTCCCCAGCCCATCCCGCCCGGCCCCGGTCAGGAGTCGGTGTGGAATTACCCGCGTCCCCCCCGTCTGGAGCGCGTTCCCAAACTGATCGAGGTCTGGCTGGGCGGCCAGCTCATCGCGCAGACCCGCGCAGCCTTCCGGGTGCTGGAAACGAGCCATCCGCCGACCTACTACCTGCCGCCGGAAGCTTTCGTGCCGGGCGCGCTGCGTCCCGCGCCGGGAGGCAGCGTGTGCGAGTTCAAGGGAGAAGCGACGTACTGGACGCTGGTCGGCGGCGATCAGGTCGCCGACGCGGCGGGCTGGAGCTACGAGTCGCCTACTCTGGACTTCCGCGAGATGGCCGGACACGTCGCACTGTACGCGGGCCGCATGGACGAGTGCCGGGTGGACGGCGAGCGCGTGACACCGCAGCCGGGGGGATTCTACGGCGGCTGGATCACGGGTGACGTGGTCGGCCCCTTCAAGGGTGAGCCGGGGACGTGGGGCTGGTAG
- a CDS encoding SRPBCC family protein — MTKEESKGMDQQRLIGGAAGGALVLMGLRKRGVLGLGIAAVGGYLAYRAATGNDPVMKAAGLGSGPASSKPIFVEHSVVIERPPQQVYDFWRKLDNLPQIMSHLEEVTQLDAKRSRWVAKAPLGTHVEWEAEIVNDKPGERIGWHSLPGATVDNAGSVQFEGMPGGNSTRVHVALSYRPPAGPLGAAVAKLFGEEPSQQIAEDLQKFKQSFEGTAPKA; from the coding sequence ATGACGAAAGAAGAGTCGAAGGGAATGGATCAGCAGCGCCTGATCGGCGGGGCCGCCGGCGGCGCGCTCGTGCTGATGGGGCTGCGTAAACGGGGCGTGCTGGGCCTGGGAATCGCGGCGGTCGGGGGCTACCTCGCCTACCGCGCGGCGACCGGCAACGATCCGGTGATGAAGGCGGCCGGCCTGGGCAGCGGTCCAGCGTCGAGCAAGCCGATTTTCGTCGAGCACAGCGTGGTCATCGAGCGCCCGCCCCAGCAGGTCTACGACTTCTGGCGCAAGCTCGATAACCTGCCGCAGATCATGAGCCACCTCGAAGAAGTCACGCAGCTCGACGCCAAGCGTAGCCGCTGGGTCGCCAAGGCGCCGCTGGGCACCCACGTCGAGTGGGAAGCCGAGATCGTCAACGACAAGCCCGGCGAGCGCATCGGCTGGCACTCGCTGCCCGGCGCCACGGTGGACAACGCCGGTAGCGTGCAGTTCGAGGGCATGCCCGGCGGCAACAGCACCCGCGTGCACGTGGCCCTGAGCTACCGCCCGCCTGCCGGCCCGCTGGGCGCCGCCGTCGCCAAGCTGTTCGGCGAGGAACCCAGCCAGCAGATCGCCGAGGACCTCCAGAAGTTCAAGCAGAGCTTCGAGGGCACTGCGCCTAAGGCCTGA
- a CDS encoding histidine phosphatase family protein, producing the protein MNTPGSPAPEAGPDLDLTLVRHGATAWNEGGRWQGLTDNALGERGVTEARRLGARLAGLAFDRAESSDLARAVQTAELALPGRPLTLDPRLREIGFGEFEGLSVPEMAAHPAYAAWQLDPWQYAPPGGESLGEVAARMQAWATELPGGHTVAFSHSVAIRGLLSALLDWAPQPQPGYPLPFSVRLGHTSLSTLRRRGGVWTLHRLGDAAHLEPAPRADGAEGGTP; encoded by the coding sequence GTGAACACGCCGGGAAGTCCGGCGCCGGAGGCGGGCCCGGACCTCGACCTGACCCTGGTGCGCCACGGGGCGACGGCGTGGAACGAGGGCGGGCGCTGGCAGGGCCTGACCGACAACGCGCTGGGCGAGCGCGGCGTGACCGAGGCCCGGCGGCTCGGCGCGCGCCTCGCGGGGCTCGCCTTCGACCGGGCCGAGTCCAGCGACCTCGCGCGGGCGGTGCAGACGGCCGAACTGGCGCTGCCGGGCCGGCCTCTGACCCTCGACCCCCGGCTGCGCGAGATCGGGTTCGGCGAGTTCGAGGGCCTCAGTGTCCCCGAGATGGCCGCGCACCCGGCCTACGCGGCGTGGCAGCTCGACCCGTGGCAATACGCCCCGCCCGGCGGCGAGAGCCTGGGAGAGGTCGCGGCGCGGATGCAGGCCTGGGCCACAGAACTGCCCGGTGGTCACACCGTCGCCTTCTCGCACTCGGTCGCTATCCGGGGGCTTCTCTCGGCCCTGCTGGACTGGGCGCCGCAGCCGCAACCGGGCTACCCGCTGCCCTTCTCGGTGCGCCTCGGGCATACGAGCCTGAGCACGCTGCGCCGCCGGGGCGGGGTCTGGACCCTGCACCGCCTGGGCGACGCGGCGCACCTGGAACCGGCCCCTCGCGCAGACGGCGCCGAGGGGGGCACGCCGTGA
- a CDS encoding DUF4126 domain-containing protein: MDLFTGLLSSLGLSGAAGLNAYIPLLVVGLLTRAGVMNLAQPFDLLANPWVLLAVAVVGALDFVGDKIPGVDHVLHLVGGVVNTAAGAVLFASQAGVADVPPALKLALGLVVAGGVHATRAAVRPVATATTGGLGNPVVSAAEDASSLGLSVLAVFAPILAVLGLAGLGVVAYRLWSRVRGWRRRAL, encoded by the coding sequence ATGGACCTCTTCACCGGACTGCTCTCCTCGCTGGGCCTCTCGGGGGCGGCGGGCCTGAACGCCTATATTCCGCTGCTGGTGGTTGGCCTGCTGACCCGCGCGGGTGTGATGAATCTGGCGCAGCCCTTCGACCTGCTGGCGAATCCCTGGGTGTTGCTGGCGGTCGCGGTGGTGGGCGCGCTGGATTTCGTGGGCGACAAGATCCCCGGTGTGGACCACGTCCTGCATCTCGTGGGTGGGGTGGTGAACACGGCGGCGGGCGCGGTCCTGTTTGCCTCGCAGGCGGGCGTGGCCGACGTGCCGCCGGCCCTCAAACTGGCGCTGGGGCTGGTGGTGGCGGGAGGGGTCCACGCGACCCGCGCCGCCGTGCGCCCAGTCGCCACTGCCACGACCGGCGGTCTGGGCAACCCGGTGGTGAGCGCTGCCGAGGACGCCAGCAGCCTGGGACTGAGCGTCCTGGCGGTGTTCGCGCCCATCCTGGCGGTACTGGGCTTGGCGGGTCTGGGGGTCGTCGCCTACCGGCTCTGGAGCCGGGTGCGGGGCTGGCGACGGCGGGCGCTGTAG
- a CDS encoding excalibur calcium-binding domain-containing protein has protein sequence MKLLSRTAFLGLYAGLLGLISGPATAQTAPFTVEVRFVGKAPNAAQQATIRAAAARVSKLIASPFGPVTLPGDAEACDKGLPTVRGRVDRFFVFVRVLPLDEDLYAEAWPCDLHDGSYLPVYGAVSLNSRVLGDLSATDLTDTMIHETLHALGVGTLWEADARVSLSGESDERSLVTKSAGQFYYTGARGVAAYRALGGRGDRVPLDADAGHWAGSAVCSEILSGDAGNYTGRVNPVSPLTLGALEDLGYRVNRAAASPYTLPLRGYGVKSAPVPAKSTSPARRPTSYANCAAVRAAGAAPLRRGDPGYRADMDGDGDGLACE, from the coding sequence GTGAAACTCCTGTCCCGGACTGCCTTCCTCGGCCTGTACGCCGGCCTGCTGGGCCTGATCTCCGGGCCGGCGACGGCGCAGACCGCGCCCTTCACGGTCGAGGTCCGGTTCGTAGGCAAGGCGCCGAACGCCGCCCAGCAGGCGACCATCCGCGCGGCGGCCGCGCGGGTATCGAAGCTCATCGCCTCGCCGTTCGGGCCGGTCACGCTGCCCGGTGACGCCGAAGCCTGCGACAAAGGGCTGCCGACCGTGCGGGGGCGGGTGGACCGCTTCTTCGTGTTCGTGCGCGTCCTGCCGCTGGACGAGGACCTCTACGCCGAGGCGTGGCCCTGCGACCTGCACGACGGCTCCTACCTGCCGGTGTACGGCGCGGTGAGCCTCAACTCGCGGGTGCTGGGCGACCTGTCGGCCACCGACCTGACCGACACCATGATCCACGAGACGCTGCACGCCCTGGGCGTGGGCACCCTCTGGGAGGCCGACGCGCGCGTGTCGCTGAGCGGCGAGTCCGACGAGCGCTCGCTGGTCACCAAAAGTGCGGGGCAGTTCTACTACACCGGGGCCCGGGGCGTGGCGGCCTACCGCGCCCTGGGAGGCCGGGGCGACCGCGTCCCGCTTGACGCCGACGCCGGACACTGGGCGGGTTCGGCGGTCTGCTCGGAGATCCTCTCGGGCGACGCGGGCAACTACACGGGGCGGGTCAACCCTGTCAGCCCCCTCACGCTGGGCGCCCTCGAAGACCTGGGCTACCGGGTCAACCGCGCGGCCGCCAGCCCCTATACGCTGCCTCTGCGCGGCTACGGCGTGAAGTCGGCGCCCGTCCCGGCCAAGTCCACATCGCCCGCCCGGCGGCCCACGTCCTACGCCAACTGTGCGGCCGTCCGCGCGGCCGGAGCAGCGCCCCTGCGGCGCGGCGACCCCGGCTACCGCGCCGACATGGACGGCGACGGCGATGGGCTGGCCTGTGAGTGA
- a CDS encoding SMP-30/gluconolactonase/LRE family protein — MSLQATRPEFLDLFPKDAAPRQLAGGFTWTEGPAYVPARRAVFFSDVRQNRLLRWSDAGELADEMNPSHHQNGHCVDLQGRLIACSHGLRAIVRQEEDGSWTTLTDRFAGGRLNSPNDVTLHPDGSLWFSDPTYGIDKPEEGYGGTKEQEGNYVYRLDPDGTLTAPIRDRVKPNGLVFVSAERLLVSDTGDAQTHAYRLAPAPQDTPGLTWSGQDGQPQAATHERVWFKVDPGKTDGIRVDEEGRLWSSAGDGVHVLTPDGEEIGRVVLAGTVSNLCFGGPQGTTLYMTTGSGFWSVETRTRALQLTV; from the coding sequence ATGAGCCTGCAAGCGACCCGCCCCGAATTCCTGGATCTGTTTCCCAAGGACGCGGCACCCCGGCAACTGGCAGGGGGCTTCACCTGGACCGAGGGCCCGGCCTACGTGCCGGCGCGCCGGGCGGTCTTTTTCAGCGACGTGCGCCAGAACCGCCTGCTGCGCTGGTCCGACGCGGGCGAACTGGCCGACGAGATGAACCCCAGCCACCACCAGAACGGGCACTGCGTGGACCTTCAGGGCCGCCTCATCGCCTGCTCGCACGGCCTGCGCGCCATCGTGCGTCAGGAGGAGGACGGCAGCTGGACCACCCTGACCGACCGCTTCGCCGGTGGACGGCTGAACAGCCCCAACGACGTGACGCTGCACCCCGACGGCAGCCTGTGGTTCAGCGACCCCACCTACGGTATCGACAAGCCCGAAGAGGGCTACGGCGGCACCAAGGAGCAGGAGGGCAACTACGTGTACCGCCTGGACCCCGACGGCACCCTGACGGCGCCCATCCGCGACCGGGTCAAGCCCAACGGCCTAGTGTTCGTGAGCGCCGAGCGGCTGCTGGTGTCCGACACGGGCGACGCCCAGACGCACGCCTACCGCCTCGCGCCCGCGCCGCAGGACACGCCGGGTCTGACCTGGTCCGGTCAGGATGGGCAGCCGCAGGCCGCCACGCACGAGCGGGTGTGGTTCAAGGTAGACCCCGGCAAGACCGACGGCATCCGTGTGGACGAGGAGGGACGGCTGTGGAGCAGCGCGGGCGACGGCGTGCACGTCCTGACCCCAGATGGCGAGGAGATCGGCCGCGTGGTGCTGGCGGGGACTGTCTCGAATCTCTGTTTCGGGGGACCGCAGGGCACCACCCTCTACATGACCACCGGAAGCGGCTTCTGGAGCGTAGAAACCCGGACGCGCGCCCTACAGCTGACCGTCTGA